Proteins encoded by one window of Anaeromyxobacter sp.:
- a CDS encoding glycosyltransferase family 39 protein produces MSVRPGWASRLPPARAALLLAAASLGLHVLYAGLIGLSPQEAYYWSWSRRLALSYFDHPPLAAWTIRLATEVAGGTPRAIRLAATLHAGLFLLFLFLAGRRLFGSRAALLGLGFALLAPITALGQVIITPDAPLLSGWAAALYFTVRAIDEERGRWLVLAGLAAGWAALGKYTGFLLLPQIFLALLLDPRGRRLLATPWPWLGVAVAAATFSPVLLWNADRQWVSFLFQSEGRTSTFALRPVLVGRFVGLQALLVSPLLWVAVMVVPFLAARRWREPSYRVAALFSLPLVLLMLGLSPVHWVKGNWGAPAYPAALLAFAALALEHWRRRWVRVFTWSAGGLAALATGLFHLAPFPALLPAATDRLLARDENTAGWTQLAARVEAERRGPGGERLVVGCTYKPAAELMYHLPGQPQAQSSGIFGENGLQFDEWLDPAALRGRELLLVVDRREKDVCGRRVELCRPLEALAPEVVRRREATVTTFDLWRCTVPPDAAIPLARWRRPTP; encoded by the coding sequence GTGAGCGTCCGGCCCGGCTGGGCCAGCCGCCTCCCGCCGGCCCGCGCCGCCCTGCTGCTGGCGGCCGCCTCGCTCGGCCTGCACGTCCTCTACGCGGGCCTGATCGGGCTGTCGCCGCAGGAGGCCTACTACTGGTCCTGGTCGCGCCGGCTGGCCCTCTCCTACTTCGACCACCCGCCGCTGGCGGCCTGGACCATCCGGCTGGCCACCGAGGTGGCCGGCGGCACGCCGCGCGCCATCCGCCTGGCCGCCACCCTGCACGCCGGGCTCTTCCTGCTGTTCCTCTTCCTGGCCGGGCGGCGGCTCTTCGGCTCCAGGGCCGCGCTGCTGGGGCTGGGCTTCGCCCTGCTGGCGCCCATCACCGCGCTCGGCCAGGTGATCATCACCCCCGACGCGCCGCTCCTCTCCGGGTGGGCCGCCGCGCTCTACTTCACCGTGCGGGCCATCGACGAGGAGCGCGGGCGCTGGCTGGTGCTGGCCGGCCTGGCGGCCGGCTGGGCCGCGCTCGGCAAGTACACCGGCTTCCTGCTGCTGCCGCAGATCTTCCTGGCGCTGCTGCTCGACCCGCGGGGCCGCCGGCTGCTGGCCACGCCGTGGCCCTGGCTGGGCGTGGCCGTCGCCGCCGCCACCTTCTCGCCGGTGCTGCTCTGGAACGCCGATCGCCAGTGGGTCTCCTTCCTGTTCCAGTCGGAGGGGCGCACCAGCACCTTCGCCCTGCGGCCGGTGCTGGTGGGGCGCTTCGTCGGGCTGCAGGCCCTGCTGGTCTCGCCGCTGCTCTGGGTGGCGGTCATGGTGGTGCCCTTCCTGGCGGCGCGCCGCTGGCGCGAGCCGTCCTACCGGGTGGCGGCGCTCTTCTCCCTGCCGCTGGTGCTGCTCATGCTGGGGCTCTCGCCGGTCCACTGGGTGAAGGGCAACTGGGGCGCGCCGGCCTACCCGGCCGCGCTGCTGGCCTTCGCGGCGCTGGCGCTGGAGCACTGGCGGCGGCGCTGGGTGCGGGTCTTCACCTGGTCGGCAGGCGGGCTGGCGGCGCTGGCCACCGGCCTCTTCCACCTGGCCCCCTTCCCGGCCCTGCTGCCGGCCGCCACCGACCGGCTGCTGGCCCGCGACGAGAACACCGCCGGCTGGACCCAGCTGGCGGCGCGGGTCGAGGCCGAGCGGCGCGGGCCCGGCGGCGAGCGGCTGGTGGTGGGCTGCACCTACAAGCCGGCGGCCGAGCTCATGTACCACCTGCCCGGCCAGCCGCAGGCGCAGTCGTCCGGGATCTTCGGCGAGAACGGGCTGCAGTTCGACGAGTGGCTCGACCCGGCGGCGCTGCGCGGCCGGGAGCTGCTGCTGGTGGTGGACCGCCGCGAGAAGGACGTGTGCGGCCGGCGCGTCGAGCTGTGCCGGCCGCTCGAGGCCCTGGCGCCCGAGGTGGTGCGCCGGCGCGAGGCCACCGTCACCACCTTCGACCTGTGGCGCTGCACCGTCCCGCCGGACGCGGCGATCCCGCTGGCGCGCTGGCGCCGGCCGACCCCCTGA
- a CDS encoding FHA domain-containing protein has translation MSKPVKCARCGRENDPSFAFCLDCGQPLKPAAPPPGPAAPEAFCTACGTRLQAGFKFCGHCGTPVAPRPPTPAPAPPATGRARPATGGGLAPARPAGEPAAAASAAPRLATVRHDGLPGAVFPLDREQTWCGRAEGEIRLADDPAVSPRHARFTRRGAAVVVEDLGSVNGTYLRLKAPHRLGVGEELRLGRQLLRLEPVPRPAAADERGVRPWGSPDGGATLRLSQLLDGGGLGEIFPLRDGENTLGREAGDVTFPGDRYVSARHARLDLADGVITLTDLGSSNGTFVRVAGAVELAPGDQLLLGTQLLRLDA, from the coding sequence ATGTCGAAGCCGGTGAAGTGCGCGCGCTGCGGGCGGGAGAACGATCCCAGCTTCGCCTTCTGCCTCGACTGCGGCCAGCCGCTCAAGCCGGCCGCGCCGCCCCCGGGCCCGGCCGCGCCGGAGGCCTTCTGCACCGCCTGCGGCACGCGCCTCCAGGCTGGCTTCAAGTTCTGCGGCCACTGCGGCACGCCGGTGGCGCCCCGCCCCCCCACGCCGGCCCCCGCGCCCCCGGCCACCGGGCGCGCCCGCCCCGCCACCGGGGGCGGCCTGGCCCCGGCCCGCCCGGCCGGCGAGCCGGCCGCGGCCGCGTCGGCCGCCCCGCGCCTGGCCACCGTGCGCCACGACGGCCTGCCCGGCGCCGTCTTCCCGCTGGACCGCGAGCAGACCTGGTGCGGCCGCGCCGAGGGGGAGATCCGGCTGGCCGACGACCCGGCCGTCTCGCCCCGCCACGCCCGCTTCACCCGGCGCGGCGCGGCGGTGGTGGTGGAGGACCTGGGCAGCGTCAACGGCACCTACCTGCGGCTCAAGGCGCCCCACCGCCTGGGCGTGGGCGAGGAGCTGCGGCTGGGCCGGCAGCTCCTGCGGCTGGAGCCCGTGCCGCGCCCTGCGGCCGCCGACGAGCGGGGCGTGCGCCCCTGGGGCAGCCCCGACGGCGGGGCCACCCTGCGCCTCTCCCAGCTCCTCGACGGCGGCGGGCTGGGCGAGATCTTCCCGCTGCGGGACGGCGAGAACACCCTGGGGCGCGAGGCCGGCGACGTCACCTTCCCGGGCGACCGCTACGTGTCGGCGCGCCACGCCCGGCTCGACCTGGCCGACGGGGTGATCACCCTCACCGACCTGGGCAGCTCCAACGGCACCTTCGTCCGGGTGGCCGGCGCCGTGGAGCTGGCCCCGGGCGACCAGCTGCTGCTGGGGACGCAGCTCCTCCGGCTCGACGCCTGA
- a CDS encoding MFS transporter, whose product MAKRIVFTKRIQLLGLLSVPSGMPLGWVFTTFQVFLVDLGFTRSQIGLLSSVSLPWTLKFLWAPLVDRYALPWPGRRRSWVMLTQLGLALTFGGLAAFAWRALAARAAGDPLGWVPLAAGLLALGVAFLAATQDIAYDAYAVELLRPEEHGAAPGVRSIYYRLGMLLAGAVAVGLSDLLGWPLVFLLLGLLFAACIPLVLACPEPENPVVPARSLAQAVVEPFRSFFSRRDALAIAFFLITYKLGDNMAGTMVNPFLKDLCFSNAELGAAVKTIGIVASMLGSAAAAALTLKLGVGRALWIFGAVQALANLLYTGAALSRAVPLEASLCAAGLPPLDTATRLWAYAAIAGEQGAQAMASVAQGALLLRVCSRQTAVTQFALLTSLFALGRWGAGLPSGFLVEALGYPVFFAACATVVAVPGFVFLQRLAPFGQADVTSAPPPPAAAG is encoded by the coding sequence GTGGCCAAGCGCATCGTCTTCACGAAGCGGATCCAGCTCCTCGGGCTCCTCTCGGTCCCCTCGGGCATGCCGCTCGGCTGGGTCTTCACCACCTTCCAGGTCTTCCTGGTCGACCTCGGCTTCACCCGCAGCCAGATCGGCCTGCTCTCCTCGGTCTCCCTGCCCTGGACGCTCAAGTTCCTCTGGGCGCCGCTGGTGGATCGCTACGCCCTGCCCTGGCCCGGGCGGCGGCGCAGCTGGGTGATGCTGACGCAGCTCGGGCTGGCGCTCACCTTCGGCGGCCTGGCCGCCTTCGCCTGGCGGGCGCTGGCGGCCCGGGCGGCCGGCGACCCGCTCGGGTGGGTGCCGCTGGCGGCTGGCCTGCTGGCCCTCGGGGTGGCCTTCCTGGCCGCCACCCAGGACATCGCCTACGACGCCTACGCCGTGGAGCTCCTGCGCCCCGAGGAGCACGGCGCCGCGCCCGGCGTCCGCTCCATCTACTACCGGCTCGGCATGCTGCTGGCGGGCGCCGTGGCGGTCGGGCTCTCCGACCTGCTCGGCTGGCCGCTGGTCTTCCTGCTGCTCGGCCTGCTCTTCGCCGCCTGCATCCCGCTGGTGCTGGCCTGCCCCGAGCCCGAGAACCCGGTGGTGCCGGCCCGCTCCCTGGCCCAGGCGGTGGTCGAGCCCTTCCGCAGCTTCTTCTCGCGCCGCGACGCCCTGGCCATCGCCTTCTTCCTGATCACCTACAAGCTCGGCGACAACATGGCCGGCACCATGGTGAACCCCTTCCTCAAGGACCTGTGCTTCTCCAACGCCGAGCTGGGCGCCGCGGTGAAGACCATCGGCATCGTGGCCTCCATGCTGGGCAGCGCCGCCGCCGCCGCCCTGACGCTCAAGCTCGGGGTGGGGCGGGCGCTCTGGATCTTCGGCGCGGTGCAGGCCCTGGCCAACCTGCTCTACACCGGCGCCGCCCTCTCCCGCGCCGTCCCGCTGGAGGCCTCGCTGTGCGCCGCCGGCCTGCCGCCGCTCGACACCGCCACCCGCCTGTGGGCCTACGCCGCCATCGCCGGCGAGCAGGGCGCGCAGGCCATGGCCTCGGTGGCGCAGGGGGCGCTCCTGCTGCGGGTCTGCAGCCGGCAGACGGCCGTCACCCAGTTCGCCCTGCTCACCAGCCTCTTCGCCCTGGGCCGCTGGGGGGCCGGCCTCCCCTCCGGGTTCCTGGTGGAGGCGCTCGGCTACCCCGTCTTCTTCGCCGCCTGCGCCACCGTGGTGGCCGTGCCGGGGTTCGTCTTCCTGCAGCGCCTGGCGCCGTTCGGCCAGGCCGACGTGACCAGCGCCCCGCCGCCGCCGGCCGCCGCCGGCTGA
- a CDS encoding TraR/DksA C4-type zinc finger protein — MNKKDLKKFKAMLEESKRQLLASAKKTLTEEASFDTDDLPDEIDQASSEYTQSMIFRLRDREKFLLAKIDKALARVETGNFGVCEKCEEEISVKRLEARPVTTLCIRCKEEQEQKEKSFG, encoded by the coding sequence TTGAACAAGAAGGATCTCAAGAAGTTCAAGGCGATGCTCGAGGAGTCGAAGCGCCAGCTGCTGGCCTCGGCCAAGAAGACGCTGACCGAGGAGGCCAGCTTCGACACGGACGATCTGCCCGACGAGATCGACCAGGCCTCCAGCGAGTACACGCAGTCGATGATCTTCCGCCTGCGCGACCGCGAGAAGTTCCTGCTGGCCAAGATCGACAAGGCCCTGGCGCGGGTCGAGACCGGCAACTTCGGCGTCTGCGAGAAGTGCGAGGAGGAGATCTCGGTGAAGCGCCTGGAGGCGCGCCCGGTCACCACCCTGTGCATCCGCTGCAAGGAAGAGCAGGAGCAGAAGGAGAAGTCGTTCGGCTAG
- a CDS encoding molybdenum cofactor biosynthesis protein MoaB has protein sequence MGHHQHRQEGPRRVRLGVITASDTRGEAEDESGRFLREAAAAAGHEVAFYRVVRDEPSALGAALDAAAEAGAEVVVVDGGTGIAGRDRTYEAVAGRLEKRLDGFGELFRMLSFAEIGSAAMLSRAVAGTWDGRVVFSVPGSLPAVRLAWERLIGPELGHLVRELRKDRPPRG, from the coding sequence ATGGGACACCACCAGCACAGGCAGGAGGGGCCGCGGCGGGTGCGCCTGGGAGTCATCACGGCCTCCGACACGCGCGGCGAGGCCGAGGACGAGAGCGGCCGCTTCCTGCGCGAGGCGGCCGCGGCGGCGGGTCACGAGGTGGCCTTCTACCGGGTGGTCAGGGACGAGCCGTCCGCCCTGGGCGCCGCGCTGGACGCGGCCGCGGAGGCCGGCGCCGAGGTGGTGGTGGTGGACGGCGGCACCGGCATCGCCGGGCGGGACCGCACCTACGAGGCGGTGGCCGGCCGGCTGGAGAAGCGGCTGGACGGCTTCGGCGAGCTCTTCCGGATGCTCTCCTTCGCCGAGATCGGCAGCGCCGCCATGCTGTCCCGCGCCGTGGCGGGCACCTGGGACGGGCGGGTGGTCTTCTCGGTGCCGGGCTCCCTGCCGGCGGTGCGGCTGGCCTGGGAGCGGCTCATCGGTCCCGAGCTGGGCCACCTGGTGCGCGAGCTGCGCAAGGACCGGCCGCCGCGCGGCTGA
- a CDS encoding MTH1187 family thiamine-binding protein, whose amino-acid sequence MPVAFLTITPLGTATTSVSRYVAGVERLLRETTLTHQLTAMGTIIEGDLDEILAVVRRMHEHPFTQGAQRVSTSLRIDDRRDKVHTIAGKMRSVEERLRGEAEGREP is encoded by the coding sequence GTGCCCGTCGCCTTCCTCACCATCACGCCGCTCGGCACCGCCACCACCAGCGTCTCCCGCTACGTGGCGGGGGTGGAGCGCCTCCTGCGCGAGACCACGCTGACCCACCAGCTCACCGCCATGGGGACCATCATCGAGGGCGACCTCGACGAGATCCTGGCGGTGGTTCGCCGCATGCACGAGCACCCGTTCACCCAGGGGGCGCAGCGGGTCTCCACCTCGCTGCGCATCGACGACCGGCGGGACAAGGTCCACACCATCGCCGGCAAGATGCGCTCGGTGGAGGAGCGGCTGCGGGGCGAGGCCGAGGGGCGCGAGCCGTAG
- a CDS encoding DNA integrity scanning protein DisA nucleotide-binding domain protein — translation MSEGKFDREFLKSALALTTRPEVDRLLLVSDQPLSPNEIRGRPIKKKLVYAVTSEGLAHQLKSRKYHAVVIPPYDYTRVEKIKVAVVAAQSAGLLRDGDTVLACCGPGDDKVADTMIKVTIGSEDPEEKIRVDTLGLPTGFSTQVIEGLIHTAMEIGAEGYEGHAIGTIVVVGDATKVMEKSRQLILNPFQGMSEADRNSMDPPIREAVKTFSALDGAFVIREDGVVLAAGRYLLSMSRDVKLPMGLGARHSAAASMTAETKAVAITVSQTTGTVRVFREGEIVLELRQRIRRV, via the coding sequence ATGTCGGAAGGGAAGTTCGACCGTGAGTTCCTCAAGTCCGCCCTGGCGCTGACCACCCGCCCCGAGGTGGACCGGCTCCTGCTGGTGTCGGACCAGCCGCTCTCGCCGAACGAGATCCGCGGCCGCCCCATCAAGAAGAAGCTGGTCTACGCGGTGACCAGCGAGGGGCTGGCGCACCAGCTCAAGTCGAGGAAGTACCACGCGGTGGTGATCCCGCCGTACGACTACACGCGGGTGGAGAAGATCAAGGTGGCGGTGGTGGCGGCGCAGTCGGCCGGCCTGCTGCGCGACGGCGACACCGTGCTGGCCTGCTGCGGCCCCGGCGACGACAAGGTTGCCGACACCATGATCAAGGTGACCATCGGCTCGGAGGACCCGGAGGAGAAGATCCGGGTGGACACCCTCGGCCTGCCCACTGGCTTCAGCACCCAGGTCATCGAGGGGCTCATCCACACCGCCATGGAGATCGGCGCCGAGGGCTACGAGGGGCACGCCATCGGCACCATCGTGGTGGTGGGCGACGCCACCAAGGTGATGGAGAAGAGCCGCCAGCTCATCCTCAACCCGTTCCAGGGCATGAGCGAGGCCGACCGCAACTCGATGGACCCGCCCATCCGCGAGGCGGTCAAGACCTTCTCGGCCCTCGACGGCGCCTTCGTCATCCGCGAGGACGGGGTGGTGCTGGCGGCCGGGCGCTACCTGCTCAGCATGAGCCGGGACGTCAAGCTGCCCATGGGGCTGGGGGCGCGCCACTCGGCGGCCGCCTCCATGACCGCCGAGACCAAGGCGGTGGCCATCACCGTCTCGCAGACCACCGGCACGGTGCGGGTCTTCCGCGAGGGCGAGATCGTCCTCGAGCTCCGCCAGCGCATCCGCCGCGTATGA
- a CDS encoding TIGR02757 family protein, with amino-acid sequence MPTPLTPARAAALRPLLDRLDATLDRAARLAADPVELPRRYASPHDQEVAGLLAAALAYGRADLFKPILTRLLDQLGPSPAAAVEAFAAAPDPRALGWFRYRFNQPPDLAALLAAIGHLRRVHGSLGARFAALFAAAGGGPPALRPALASLGEELRGAPPVAALLAGRGQRGLRHLLPDAAGPGAAKRWNLYLRWMVRGPDAVDLGAWRGVPRSALVVPLDTHVMRVARCLGLTRRADASWRTAEEITRSLRRLDPQDPVRFDFALCHLGMSGGCPARRSPARCQACPLAEACQGAARR; translated from the coding sequence CTGCCCACCCCGCTCACGCCGGCCCGCGCCGCCGCGCTCCGGCCGCTCCTCGACCGGCTCGACGCCACGCTGGACCGCGCCGCCCGGCTGGCCGCCGATCCGGTGGAGCTGCCGCGCCGCTACGCCTCGCCCCACGACCAGGAGGTGGCCGGCCTGCTGGCCGCGGCGCTGGCCTACGGGCGGGCCGACCTCTTCAAGCCCATCCTCACCCGGCTGCTCGACCAGCTCGGCCCCTCGCCGGCCGCCGCGGTGGAGGCCTTCGCGGCGGCGCCGGACCCGCGGGCGCTGGGCTGGTTCCGCTACCGCTTCAACCAGCCGCCGGACCTGGCGGCGCTGCTGGCCGCCATCGGCCACCTGCGGCGGGTGCACGGCTCGCTGGGCGCCCGCTTCGCAGCCCTCTTCGCCGCCGCGGGCGGGGGCCCGCCGGCGCTGCGGCCGGCGCTGGCCTCCCTGGGCGAGGAGCTGCGCGGCGCGCCGCCGGTGGCGGCGCTCCTGGCGGGCCGGGGCCAGCGCGGCCTGCGGCACCTCCTGCCGGACGCCGCCGGGCCAGGCGCCGCCAAGCGCTGGAACCTCTACCTGCGCTGGATGGTGCGCGGCCCGGACGCGGTGGACCTGGGCGCCTGGCGCGGCGTGCCGCGGTCGGCGCTGGTCGTGCCGCTGGACACCCACGTGATGCGGGTGGCCCGCTGCCTGGGCCTGACCCGCCGCGCCGACGCCTCCTGGCGCACCGCCGAGGAGATCACCCGCTCGCTGCGCCGCCTCGACCCCCAGGACCCGGTCCGCTTCGACTTCGCCCTCTGCCACCTCGGCATGAGCGGCGGCTGCCCGGCCCGGCGCAGCCCGGCGCGCTGCCAGGCCTGCCCGCTGGCGGAGGCCTGCCAGGGCGCGGCGCGCCGCTGA